Proteins found in one Armatimonadota bacterium genomic segment:
- a CDS encoding universal stress protein, protein MFDHLLIPLDGSRLAESVLPAAGAVARRFGSGVTLLHVVERTPPDEVHGEPHLTTVAEAEAYLTEVASREFPSVAVTMHVHGPDETGVAESIARHADELRAALIVLCTHGQGGARELIYGSVAQQVLSHGSAPVLLIRPGPGAQVFACSRVLVPLDGSVPSEASLPLAEALAHAFGGRLHLLTVVPTVATVSSARAPAALFLPIATAVALDLEEQETLLYLDGLAARLRQDTLTAEVEVGRGDPAWEVAAAAERLDADLVVMATHGRSGMSAVWAGSVAIRIMARCRRPMLLVRAPGAPDGL, encoded by the coding sequence GCGCGCCGGTTCGGGTCTGGCGTCACCCTGCTGCACGTGGTCGAACGGACGCCGCCCGACGAGGTGCATGGTGAGCCGCATCTGACCACGGTCGCAGAGGCAGAGGCTTACCTGACGGAGGTGGCGTCCCGGGAGTTCCCGTCCGTGGCCGTGACCATGCACGTGCACGGTCCGGACGAGACCGGCGTCGCCGAGAGCATCGCCCGCCACGCCGATGAGCTGCGCGCCGCGCTGATCGTGCTGTGCACCCACGGTCAGGGCGGCGCCCGGGAGCTGATCTACGGCAGCGTCGCCCAACAGGTTCTCAGCCACGGCAGCGCCCCGGTCCTGCTGATCCGACCCGGCCCAGGGGCCCAGGTCTTCGCATGCAGCAGGGTTCTGGTCCCCCTTGATGGTAGTGTTCCATCCGAGGCCTCCTTGCCGCTGGCCGAGGCGCTGGCCCACGCGTTTGGCGGCCGCCTCCACCTGTTGACCGTGGTGCCCACAGTGGCAACGGTCTCCTCTGCCCGCGCGCCCGCTGCGCTGTTCCTTCCAATCGCGACTGCGGTCGCCCTGGATCTCGAGGAGCAGGAGACGCTGCTCTACCTCGATGGGCTGGCCGCTCGACTGCGGCAGGACACCCTGACCGCGGAGGTGGAGGTAGGGCGCGGTGATCCGGCCTGGGAAGTTGCCGCCGCCGCCGAGCGGTTGGACGCGGACCTTGTGGTCATGGCCACCCACGGCCGGTCCGGGATGAGCGCGGTGTGGGCGGGCAGCGTGGCGATCCGGATCATGGCGAGGTGCCGCAGGCCGATGCTGTTGGTAAGGGCGCCGGGAGCGCCGGACGGCCTCTGA